The Nostoc cf. commune SO-36 genomic sequence TGATGGTAATTGGGCATCAGTTCTTGCCCACGCTGAAATAAATGAATTTCCAGGTTTTGAATAGGTTGTTGAGTTTGATGTAAAATCTGATGTAAACGCGATCGCATCGATAGCGCTAATTCTACACCGCCAGCACCTCCACCAACGATCGCAATGCTAATTGGCTCGTGAGGATTTTTACTTACGGCTGCAATTAATTTATCCCAATGCTCTAATAGCTGCGATACTGGTTTAGCTGCGATCGCATATTCTGCCGCACCTGATACAGATATTTTGGACGGAGTGCTGCCAATATCAATAGACAGCAAATCAAAATCTACCACCAGTCCGTTAGCACAAAGAACTTTGTTGTTTTCCAAGTCTAGGGCAACTACCGTGTCAATATATAACCGTGCTTGAGCAAAGTTCGCCAAAGGTCGCAAGTCAATATGGCATTCATCGTGGCTGTAAAATCCGGCAATGTGTCCTGGTAACATTCCAGAGTAGGCTGTGTCTGAGGCTGCGGTAATCAATGTCAAACGCACTCCAGGTAACGGTTTTATCCCGAACATTTTCATAACAATAGCATGACTGTGACCGCCACCAATTAACACTAGGTCTTTAACTATTGGCTGTAAGTTTTGCTGAATTTCAACAGTTATATTCTTCATGTTTTTATTGCATTACCATATTAAAATATTGACCACGCATGAAACAATATAACGCTTCTCATTTGTATGCAATACACTTGGACATTTCAGGATACTTTGAGTTATTATTAACTTTTTCATACTATGAAAAATATTTCACCAAGAAATAATATACAGCCATCAAAAATATCCCTGTGGATAAACACTTTCCAAGAAAAATTTAAAAATAATCAGTATTATTCGCCAAAGCAACGTTTAAGAATAGCAAGTCAACAGCTAGGACATAACACAATAGAAAGCAGTCTAGCTATAATTAGTGAGCTAGAACAAATTGCCCAAAGTTACCCACAGTACCACTGGATAATTATAGACATTCTTGCTACTTTTGTGCGAGAAAATGCTCTTTGTATTCCCCAAGAGAAAGTAACAAACAACCTGTCAGCAAAACTTCGTGTAGATATTCAAGCAGCTCTCACTGTTATCGCTAGAAGAGATGCAAACAAAGACCCAGAAGGTGAGCAGCTTGACTTGAGCTATACGGACATGAGAGGAGCAAACTTGAATGGGGCGAATCTAAAACAAACAAATCTTTATCAAGCTAATCTAGCGGGAGCTAACCTTAAAGAAGCTAATCTAGCGGGAGCAATACTTAGTGCAGCTAACCTTGAAGGGGCTAATTTACATTTAGCCAACTTAGAAGGAGCAATCCTCAGTGCAGCCAACCTAGAGAGGGCTAACCTTTGTGCAGCTAATCTGCATCGTGCAAGTTTATATCTAGCTGCGTTACATATCTCAACTCTCAATGATGCCATACTCGATGGGGCAAATCTTAGAGAAATCAAATTCTCTCAGTAAAAGACTAATATCATGTTCGCTTGATTACTTATTAAACCCGAATAACTAACCTCGCAAGCCTACAGTGTACATACATCAGGCTTAACCTGTTCCCAGACAGAAGGGGAATGCATTCATTGAGTCTTTGATAGGCAGCAAGCTTTAATCAGCTTTGAAAATTAGGACATAATAATATTCGATATCATTCCTTAGTTCAAGGAGTGTTTGGACACCTATTATAATTTTCTGCTAAATGCTATACTATTTTTCCTCAACATCTAAGTAATAATTCTAAGTTGTAAGGAAAATTTTTACCATGTCTTCTAAAAAGACAGACACTCAGTTGAATTGGTTGATAACCATAACAGTTATATTTGGCTTCTCATTGACTATAATTTTTTTCGTATTGTCTAGTATTAAAGAATTGTCAATACAGGAAAAAATACAGTATAGAAACCAAGCATTAACCACTACTGCAATAATTTTTCTCGCATCGGCAGCAATGGTTAATACTTATTATGCGGCAAGGCGTGCCCAAGCGATGCAGAAAAATGCGATCGCAGCTGAGAAAAATCTCGAAATTGGTCTGCAAAATACAAAACTCAATCAAGACAGATTGATTGCAGAGCGCTTTATGGGGGCAATTGGGCAGCTTGGGCATGAAAAAGTCGAAACGCGGACAGGCGCAATTTATGCATTAGAAAGAGTTGCTCAGGATTTTCCGAAAGAACATTGGACAATCATGGAAATCCTCACTGCCTTTGTGCGAGAGAATGCACCTATCCAGCACGTAAAAGGGGAGCAACAAAAGCCAGAATATCAAGCAGAAGTTTACTCAAGTAGACGTAGAATTGAGCCGCGTCCTACACAGCCGTTAGATCAAAATCTCCATGAAGAATTACCAAAAATACGCACCGATATTCAAGCAGCCCTAACTGTTATCAGCAGACGTAATTTACTCGAAGACCCAAAAGATCAGAAACTTGATTTACGTAACACCGATATTAGACTAGCAGACTTGTTAAAAGCTAACCTGCAACAAGCAGATTTACGTGGGGCTGACTTGAGTGGGGCTGACTTACGTGGGGCTGACTTGAGTGGGGCTGACCTTAGTGGCGCTAAACTCATTAGGTCTATTCTCTATGAAACCAAATTAGAAAAAGCTAGCTTATGTAGAGCTAACCTTTGTTGGGCTAACCTCAACCGTACCAACTTCACCGGGGCAAACCTGCGTTCAGCCAACCTATCTGGAGCAAGTCTGCGTGCAGCTAATCTGCAAGGGGCGAACCTCTATAAAGCTAACTTGCAACAAGCAACCTTAAAAGTTGCCAACCTCTCAGGGGCAAAGCTGTTTTTAGCTAATTTGCAAGGAGCCAAATTGGGGAAAGCCAACCTACAGCTAACGGGTTTGATTGGTGCTAACCTTTGTGGGGCTAATTTAAATGGTGCTAATCTTTCAGGGGCTAATTTGAATGCAGCCAAACTTCATCAAACAGAAGTCTATTTTGCCAATCTCTCAGAAGCCAGCTTAACGGAAGCTGATTTGTTTCAGGCTAACCTCATTGGAGCAAATTTATATCGGGCAACTTTTTATCAAGCTAACCTGACTCAGGCAAACCTGATGGGAGCTAACTTTTCAGAGACTAACCTTAATGATGTCAAACTGGAAGGGACAATTTTGACAGGAGCTAAAAATTTAGAGCTGCAGCAGATTACAGACGCACTTGGCGATCGCACTACTCGTCTACCTGATTATATCGAAGCACCGACACACTGGCGGCAGTCTAGTTAAGTTATCTCAGCATCATTTGTTATTTGGGCGTATTCTACCAGTTTCACTTTTTATTTATAATCCTCTTCCCTTTGCGCTCTTTGCGTCCTTTGCGGTTCGTTAAAAAAATAAATCCTTTAGGATTGCTATAAGCCAATCTGCAAAGGTCAATCCTCAACGAAGCCGAAAATTTAGAACAACAGCAGATTGAATTGGCTAAAGGCGATCGCACAACCATTCTACCGGAACATCTTCAACTACCCCAACATTGGAAACTTCAAGTTTCACCCTTAGATACTGAAACTTGAACCTCTGAGCATCATCGTTGAACCTCTGAGCATCATCGTTGAACCTTTGAGCATCATCGTCGAACCTCTGAGCATCATCGTCGAACCTCTGAGCATCATCGTTGAACTTCTGAGCATCATCGTCGAACCTCTGAGCATCATCGTCGAACCTTTGAGCATCATCGTTGAACCTCTGAGCATCATCGTTGAACCTTTGAGCATCATCGTTGAACCTCTGAGCATCATCGTTGAACCTTTGAACTAATACGGTTCAGTAAGAGACGGAAACAGAGAAAATCTTTCCCTAGTAGGAGAAAATCAATAAGACGCCTGTCATAGAATAATTATTCTATGAAAATAAAATATATAAATGCCTGTAACAAAGCGGCTGGAAATTTTAGATTTAATTC encodes the following:
- a CDS encoding FAD-dependent oxidoreductase, yielding MQQNLQPIVKDLVLIGGGHSHAIVMKMFGIKPLPGVRLTLITAASDTAYSGMLPGHIAGFYSHDECHIDLRPLANFAQARLYIDTVVALDLENNKVLCANGLVVDFDLLSIDIGSTPSKISVSGAAEYAIAAKPVSQLLEHWDKLIAAVSKNPHEPISIAIVGGGAGGVELALSMRSRLHQILHQTQQPIQNLEIHLFQRGQELMPNYHQSVRHQLQQILTEQGIKLHLGETVCKIAPITPKETKEVFEIKCESGLVVECNKIFWVTQASAPEWLKAAGLGTDEQGFILVEDTLQSQTHPQVFASGDIATMVNHPRPKAGVFAVRQGRPLFNNLQRILLGKSLKPYKPQKQYLSLIGTGDKRAIATRGAFTLPPYKLLWHYKDWIDHRFMERFRFE
- a CDS encoding pentapeptide repeat-containing protein, which codes for MKNISPRNNIQPSKISLWINTFQEKFKNNQYYSPKQRLRIASQQLGHNTIESSLAIISELEQIAQSYPQYHWIIIDILATFVRENALCIPQEKVTNNLSAKLRVDIQAALTVIARRDANKDPEGEQLDLSYTDMRGANLNGANLKQTNLYQANLAGANLKEANLAGAILSAANLEGANLHLANLEGAILSAANLERANLCAANLHRASLYLAALHISTLNDAILDGANLREIKFSQ
- a CDS encoding pentapeptide repeat-containing protein; this translates as MSSKKTDTQLNWLITITVIFGFSLTIIFFVLSSIKELSIQEKIQYRNQALTTTAIIFLASAAMVNTYYAARRAQAMQKNAIAAEKNLEIGLQNTKLNQDRLIAERFMGAIGQLGHEKVETRTGAIYALERVAQDFPKEHWTIMEILTAFVRENAPIQHVKGEQQKPEYQAEVYSSRRRIEPRPTQPLDQNLHEELPKIRTDIQAALTVISRRNLLEDPKDQKLDLRNTDIRLADLLKANLQQADLRGADLSGADLRGADLSGADLSGAKLIRSILYETKLEKASLCRANLCWANLNRTNFTGANLRSANLSGASLRAANLQGANLYKANLQQATLKVANLSGAKLFLANLQGAKLGKANLQLTGLIGANLCGANLNGANLSGANLNAAKLHQTEVYFANLSEASLTEADLFQANLIGANLYRATFYQANLTQANLMGANFSETNLNDVKLEGTILTGAKNLELQQITDALGDRTTRLPDYIEAPTHWRQSS